The region tgaacaatttttttaacatCAGATCGAGCACATTCTGATCTACATTCCGTATTCGTTCGACGTAGtctttttgggacaccctgtatactgaaaaaaaaaatatattgtgtTTATGAATTTATTCCGCAAAAAAGAAATTTACATAGGAAGAAACATAATTTTCGTAAAACTTAATACGTATCAGTAACAATTCATTTAGACATTCAAACAATCACAGCACCAGGTTGAATAGCTCCATAAACGCTTGGGTAGACACCAGAGTAACCTGAGTAAGGCAAAGCGGAGTAAGGAGAGTAGGCCAAAGGTGCTGAGTATGCCGAGGAGTATGCGCTGTAAGCGGCGGCGGCTGGAACAACAAATTGGGGCCTTGGTTCTGGTGCAGCGAATGCTACTGCGAAGAGAGCGAAGGCAATGAGGACGAtctgtaaaaaaattaatttttaattgctgaataaaattattattggtCAGTATCCAAACTTATTTTTGAATGCAATTCAAATATATCTAACATAGAATGGATGTGTCACAGAGTAGCAATCTTACTTTTCAAAAATTGCTTGGGTAGGTTAATATTTCACGAAGGAAATTATTGTCCAACTCATTGCTTTTAATTCACTGTGTTtcaatttgtgagatatcgcaCATTTTCATTAGTTCATTCTCTCTTTCCATATAAaacaactgaaaaaattgaggtttttttatatgtatattcatctcaatatagcGGAAATGAAGAAACCTGACAGAATATTTCcattaataaaattttcgaattaaataCAACAAAATCAGTCATATTTCTGGTAATTGTAAATtgtgaatttcgaaaaattaattttgttctCGAATGAAAATGCCTGTAAgtcaattgaaatgaaattgatgAATCAAGTATTTATAACCAATtgcaaatatttttgaaataaagggCATTTGTTGTGAAAATTCaccatttccaaggttcaaaaaaaatatttgaaataattacaaTCAACATTCAAACCTTTCGATGTCCTACGAtgcattgaaaattatttcatttgtcTTTTATCAGTAATATACCTATTTCCATTACAAAAAATTTTAGTTCCTGGTTACATAGTCTATGATGTATTCTATAAAATTTACACAGTTTTATTTCTAGACATAGGtggttttttaattttatgatgtcaaatgattcaaaaatcgaacacattAATACTCACTTTGGCAAACATTTTAGTCGTAATATTTGATCGGTTCGAATCAAACTATGATCAAGTCTATTCTTTCTCAGCTTTTATACGAATGCCGATAAGAATCCTGGGCGTCACTTGCATATATGATCACCCATTTTTGAATTCAGAATTGGACCAACGCCCACTTGAAAGACTCGTAAATCTTAATCGGTCCGATTGATTGTTGTTTATCAATAATTGTAGGTAAATCAGTTCCTGGTTCCCTAAGTATCAAACTAGTTTTTTGCCATTGTTTATTTGATGATCTCATTTTCCTTCTTGTGAATTCGAGTCATCTGTCTGATTAATTCATTTCGCCATTTATGTAttggttttcaatggaattttttGTAGTACATCTTTAAATAAGTATTGTctatgatatttttgaaaatgcatCCGAGGGAGCAGCCACTAGTCGTGGGTATCttgatgaaattttaaataaGTGTAAATGTGTGTAATTTTTCTTGAGAAATATCAATCAATCAGAATTTTCGTTTTTATAAAGATGATTAACTTGATAGGATGTCATAATGGTTTTCTGGTGAGACGTTCTCAACTAATTTTATCTCAGGGAATTTTGGCGTTCCATCCCATAACTACTGGATGGAATCAAGTAGTTCCTACCGTATACATCTCTCACTTCCATAGCGGAGTCTGGTGACGTAAAACGGTTGGGTTTATGTCCCAAGgggttagggattcatcaagccaagtagcttgacattttaaccaactacttgacttgaaaatcaaacttgtgaaaaattacatacttgagtttgacttgacttgatttcagatatttatgcttgacttgatatcaagctacttgatattacttgaacttgatatgcacgcgtcgcacggcatatatttctgcaatctcgtgcgctctTAAACAccataaggggattcctcgagcaccAAGAGACAGAAGTATTCGCTAGTGTTACTTcatcagtagttttctcacatttctatgaaatctattgaataAATTTGGGTAGTTCCAGGAATCTGAAGGCTGAAGCCACATTGAAAATATAGGTTtgaaaaaccattgaaattaattaatatttttattagataTTAAAAGACTCGCAAAAATAGAATATTAGAAATaggaaaaatatatagaattcattcaaaaaatattacacatTTACATTCGAAAAAGTATGGAAAAATTCGAATTCTGGGAGCATTAAAATTtatattctgtatatatataatttgTATTCTCCAAGAAGTATGACTACTGTTAGGCATCTTATTTGCATGCTTCCCACCAAGTTCTTGAGAATATGCTATTTCTGGCAGTTCTAGCGTCAAGGGTTCCCTGTAATTGgtctttcgatttttaaaatggatacatcaatcttacatcttgaaaaatcccaaaaatgaaaatttttcatccaaaaacctcgaagttattcttgtttcagcggagctctattttcgatttttttttcgaattttcccgctcagagagaattttccaaccaaaactgaaaaatgttacatcaaaataactcgaaattttctaaggaatctatttctgcaataaaaaaatgctgttctaatttgaaaaacggaagttgacgtcatttccggaaaaaccggaggtgctcatgccttgaaaatattttagatttcatcagcatcgtgaaatacttataagtgctgaatttcatgaaaatacgttcagtagtttcccgtataaatatgggtgaggttcctcgtgaaagaccctgtatatgtgTTGTGGGTTTCATACACAATGGAGGTATGAACCATGGGTGATGACAATCACTGAATTTTAATTGATGGGTAATATAGCTTCTTAAGAATGCTACTTTTCGAATTAAAAACTCattaaatattgaaatgtttattcaaatcGAATTTAGCATGGGTTCCTAATAAGAATTTTACAAATCTAATGATCATCTTTCAGAGGTATAATCCATAGCCCAAGTTGTTCAAACCATTATAGTAGAAATTTGGTGCATAAGGAGTATAACCATATGAATATCCAAGATTATTGAAACCCAAATTATATCCTATTGGGTTGGGTGAGGGGTAGATCAATGGATTATATTCTGAAATTATTGGCAGCTGTGGTTTTGGTTTAGGTGCAGCCAATGCGCAGACCATGAGGGCGAACAAAGCGATCTGAAACAATAAAgtgaagaaaaattaaatgaattgacctaaaaaaattgttgatgaatcgaaatgcataaaaaatatcaaaatatcgaCTAATAATAGGACGCTAAAAGAACTTTGCAATTATATGATTTGAtatgtttttctgaatttcaacctTCTACTAGGATATTCGATGCCAAGTAGAAAAATATGTGAAGAATAATGATTATTCAAAAAACTGAAATAGGTTCTatctattttttcaatgaagtaaGAACAATGTTTCGTGTTTCTTACCAGTTTCAACATGTTGATGATGTTTGTAAGGTATAACCGAACTATGATTCTTCTGAATACTGTTTCAACTTATATACTCCCAAACTGCATATGGAAAGGTGTGGTCAGGAGACATTTTCAATTACTTGAAATAAAAATCTAGAAGAACTCTGTACACTCAACTGGTCACcccattataaaaatttaattctcaATCCAACCAGTTCTGGAATGTGAAACAAGAAGCAGACGAATAAACATGAGcactgatttttattttcatttgaggCGTCATTATATCATTTTGCATAGTTGAGTAATATTTAacggttttttttcaatatattttgccGAAACGAAGTATTTAAGTCTAgtagaaaacaaaagaaaaaatgaGGCCTTGAACTTATAGAGATTTTTTTGATAGTTTTTCTACACCAGTTATTAGTATTCATTTTCTTCATGTTATAACCAATCTAACAATATCAATACTAACCTTACTGTTTTTGGTGGAAAACAAATGAATGAAAGCATGGATGTGCAGAaatcgactttttaatatctttaTTTATCAGATGAATACAACAACAACACACATAATCTCTAAGGTTCGAACCACTAACGATTCTTGCATATGAATTAAAATCAATATATTTATGAATTAACCAAGGCAATAACATTATAATTTATATCAAACGAATCTAAAGCGAACCACCTGTGGTTGAGCAGACTGAACTGGTTCTGATCTCAAGATCAAGTTCAATAGGACTAATACGGGGTCATGTAAGTTCAATGCAATATTGTACATAGGTATACAAACTGAAGactatgaataaaatgaaatgcaTGTTTAAACGGTTTCAATTAAATCTTAAAGCAAACAGAGCCTTCTACGGGTAGGTGTGTAGTGTCAAATTAgacaataattcaatatttgagtTTTTCCTATTTGATTATTCCAATGATAtcttaatattaataaaaataaaaatacaagGCACTTAACTATCcgtttcacaatttttaatgaaaatatataaaatcatgttgacatgcatgttttgggtttcatcccattatcaaaatttaatataaaatagTACAGGTACACAAGTACCTATAGATTACTAGGTGACAAATGTTAAAAATGTAGACAGAGGGTTTCACCAAGTGATAAGCGGAGAATCAATTTCGATTaccaatgataattatttcaatttttctatgcCTCTTTGGGACATCTGAGGAAGTCAGTGCTTCGAGTTAGGATCACAGATTCGAATTTGGAACTTACTCTTTGAAACATTCAAAGCAATAGTGTTTCCCATGATGAGCAATTTTATTCAACTTTTTTCATTAATGAACCTTTGGAATCGGACTGAGAATAAAAAAGCTAATGATATCATATAATccataggaaattcaagaagaataatgGGTAAAAATACTCAGCACCGATATTTGCGTGATCATATATTCGATCGGGTTGGAATTTTGCTAGTATATAAAGTATAGAGAGTATATAGAGTATTTTAAGCTtcgtgaaaaattttgaatagcatattcagaaccatagaaaatacgatagaacaaaaaaaatatataatttcaatGCAGATCATaccgaattgaaattttctgtgCCTACTTATAAAGAATATCTTCGTGCAATATTTCCAATTGATAGCGGCATaaaaaccatataaaattcaagcatAATATAAAAAGCACTAAAGTCAAGTCAGAAGCACTCTTGGATGCCACAGGTCATCACACGAAACATAATACTAAACAATACTTGCTTCCATAACAACGAAGTAACAAAAAAGTATCATCGAATTCACTCAATGATTCAAAAGGAACGTACGAGGAGAATTTCTTCGAGACTACCCACAAATCACAATCCACATCCTatttaaaatcagaaaaaatgttgtCTGAAACACGTCCGAAAACACCATTTTCCATAACTTGTGTTCTTATGCAGAAATACGTTCGTTACGAAAAATTATGCTTTTCCCAACTGATTGCACGAATAACTATTATCCAATCGGTTACCAAGTTTGAATAGGTACTTATTAAACTATAACGTTGAAAGTACAGAACATTTCAGTTTTGGTGGTATCTTTCATGACTTTCATGGCCCAGAATGCAGTCTTGGGACctattttgttttttccatTCTTTGTGTACATACTCATCTTAAGTGCTCATTATTACATTACTACATTATTACCACTTCAATCTTAAGAATCGGTCAGTAAGatcgtttgaaaaaaatatctctCAGAGTTATAAAAACATTTGTTAAGAGAACTGTGGTTGTAGTAGAGAATGTTCAGTTTCTAGTCTATCTGAATTAGAGCACCTTAAAGGATCGTCATCACATTGGAATTAACTATTTGTACAGACATTAACAAACCTAAAATTATGCAACAGATGTTTGAAGgcttttttttctaaatcacATTGTTCTTTCGGATGGTCTGCACTATTAATAGTAATATTATAATCTCTTAGGTACCTACATCTGCGTAAATGAATATATTACATAGTTTCTGTAAGTATAGGTGAAAAACTAGGaatgagaatatgttttcttttgcAGTAAAAACTTATCCATTTAGCAGGTTTTCGAACGACATATCAAGTTTTGTGCTAGCTACTTTCCTTCTGCTGTAATATCATGGCTAACatgatgacaatgaaaaagacgaaaatactcaaactttccTTCGCTCTATTTCAGAGCCTTTTTCGATTTGATAGTGAGATAATTCTCATggaaattataaatttctactaaacttaatatttcatataaaacaaACAGGTACCTATTTTAAAAAGataaccaaatttgattattgaatacaaaaaatGAGTGGAACAgatgaaaacattaaaataattgttcaaaatgtccTCTCCTTCGTTCAATACATTTGCCACATATTTTTCTTGTTGAATTCAACACTCTTGGATGTTCACTACGTTTTTGACGCTTTCGTTCACACAACGAGTggattctttcaataaatcttctTGAGCCTGAACGCAAATTTTGTACATTTTCTCTTTAAAGTGTTCCACACATAAAAATCTAAAGGGGTTAGATCGGGGCTCCTGGGTGGCCATCTAACTGGATCGTATCTTCCGATCCACCTCATTCCATAATGTTTGTTAATTCCGCTACATTCCGACTATTATGGGCCGGGCAGCCATCCATCTGAAACCAAACATTTTGTCTGGTAGCCAGAGGCATTTGGTCTAATATACTTGGTAGGTTCtctatgataatattttttatttcttcagaatTGAGAAGATCTGTAAGAAAAACTGGACCAAAAAGTTCGCCACTCATCAGTCCCAACCATACCTTTATCCTTAACTCATGTTGAAAATGGGTAACAACAGTCGCATGTGTGTTTTCCCTTTTCCATAAATGGCTATTTCGAGTAGAAGGTGGTAATTGAACTTATTTGGTTTAATCATTTTATTCGGTAAAAATAActagaatttaattcatttatttataaaatattgagtttgatagaaataagtatttccataagaattatttcaatatccaaTCGTAAGCAGCTCCGAAATAGAgcaaagaaaaatttgattattttcgtCATTGTCATCACATTAGACATGATATTACAGCAGAAGGAAAGTAGCTATAGCACAAAAATTGATATGCCATTCGAAAGCCTgcaaaatggaaaattttttaCTGCAAATGAAACATATTCtcatttatagtttttcattcataaaacgattggaaagatacgacttatttcgctctcttccaaatatttgtattcactaCTTCACCATACTCGTCAGTAAAAATTTTTTGCCACTGATGACTGCTCATATTAAGGCAATTTGAATGAActttcggaatatatgatcaaattcgatgaggatgctgaaatgaataagatataattggtttcatggaaaaaagtgataaattccgtgaaatcaaaaaatgttaaattgaatattAACCACCAACActtcgaccatgtgttatatgacattttttgttgcgAACCATTTGTATAATCTTCCCTTGAAGTTAGGCCGTTTTAAAAGTATACTCCCTGTATTGCGTTTAAATCGAAGCAATCTTTTTTATTAACTATATATTGACAAAAATGTCATTACTGAAACTTGCCGCTATTTTCTTCTGATGTTCATTATAAAACGctaaaatgaaataatcttGACAAAAagcatatttttcaaatatttatttgtttatttgagtTTTGTTCGGCTAGTGCCACTTTTCGACCGGAGGCCCAATGGAGCCTCCGACCTCCTTGGCCTCCTTGGTCCAGACGCCCCCTTCGGGCCGGAGGTTCCCTTGGGAAGGAGGCCCCTCTGGATCTGCGGTTGCCGACCGGTCGACCCGGGCCTGGACAGACGGGTTAGCGAAACCAAAATATCCACATTTCGGCGGGTCACCAActccaaatttcattaaaaaattcaacgTTATCAAGAGCCATGTCTGAAACAAATTGTGAaaagttttatatattttaagaTACTCATATGTGATTCGAACGAAATCGAGAAAcgcaatatcttggtgaaatttTCCCTTTAGAGACCCCATAATTGTATATAGGGGAAATGCGGGCAAAATGACATAcggttttgtttttcaatcatatgTTTTTAGTTATTGCAACAATACTTCCATTTTAGTGCTAAATACTAACTCTGGTTAATTGTTTTTAagtattataagctgaaaattgaattaaactacaaaaataaaagatataagaaattatGTCCGTACACTAAGGACAAAATAACATACTAGTAATAACATAATGACAAACATAATATTTGAATGCAGAGTTCGAAAATATGAAGGTTTTGGTTCTCGAGACAGTAGCACGATGTATAAGACCAGTGAAAATACGGAATGCAACGCAGCCACTGCTCACCAAgtatgaaacgaaaaaaaaaacgtcattGCAATAAATGCAGGGGTAGTCATCgacatcttcatttttattgttaatttgaaacgGTTCAGTGTCGAATTCTTCATCGACTTTTTATTTCTCAATGGCTTTGTTTTTTTACCAcaggattttttttatcattgaataatgtttcagtaatttcgtgtttcttcttcttggttGGATTAGTTGCAGCAGATTTAGCCTTGGTTTTGTCAAAATAAGGCGTTAACGTGCATTTGTGAGCTTTTGGCTTTCTTATGCCTTGTCACTGAGGAAGTGGTGAAAGAATTTCAATAGGAAAGGATATCGTAGTTTTTACAAGATACATAGCAGAATTTCCGGTTATATCGCGTATGGTACGTGCAAAATGAGTacaaaacaacatgaaaatgaGCTCATTAGTTTCATGTGgaaatcaatcaacaaaattccatattatttccaaaaatatattttcttgacatgtatcggacaaaatgacatactatgtcGTTTTCTCCATCaggatagtatgtcattttgtccgatacatactttttatgatattgaggcataatttcaaaaaaaaaattaatattcatctCAAAACTTATACATATCATTACGCCATAACAGTACCAACAAgaatacattaaaaaaacaaCGAATATTGTAATGACACTCTCCAGAAGCAATCCAGAAGccaagtgaacaaaaaaaaaattcaaccgaccCAAACACATTTGTAGCTATTGCACCAGTGAAACAGACTGTAGGAGTGTAggatgtcaatttcttcgcaggaTTGCCATCATCACTAGCAGAAACTGAATCACTGTAAGAGCTCGAGCTATACGGTGccacttttgaaaaaatcttaaaGTTCATTTTGTCGGCATATAtcgttttgtccgcatttcccctagGTATATATGAGATGGGATTTATCAAAATGTCATTGTTATCAATTAGTTTATCTGAATAAGAAATTCTGATGATACGGTCTCCCCAAAATTTGGCATGAAGATTcgaatgattattttatttatacaaacgaaaattgaaCTGAGTCAGATCTTCTGTACAGATATGCACAGCTTGAAATCGTTATTTtacatacaaatataaaatttcaatttggtcgGATATGTTGTCaccgaaatatcaaattcagttTTGATATCCtatctgaattttctatgcAGTACCTGACGCAAATAACTTGATGCAACTGAATGGCACAAAAATTTAACAATTCAAGTTTTCAcaatattaattgaatatttttggtaGATagcgaaaattgaattttctgaatttgaaatttttaccaggtagataaaaaattttaatcatCATGATGTTAATGGTTTTCGATTGCAATTTCTAATGTTAACTTTAGCAACACCATTTTAAATTCTAATTTTTTGCACTACTCTGCTCCAATGGCGAGAGTATTCAAACATTCTTGAGACATACCTACCAGATAGGTTGAAATTCGCTTTTACGCTGAAGAAGATCTTTCTGTTGATCAGTTTGTTGTGGATATTCTATAAAAACCTACAGTGTGTCAATTTGAAATGGTACCATTCTTAATTTCTCAGCCTCAAATGCAAAAACAGATGAAAGTATTGCTGGTTTCGACGATTTTGGGGATATGTTACAGAATATGAATGGAGAAAAATAACTTTGATTCGTAGGGGGGATATTTTTCACGGTTGGTTCTCATCAATCCATTGAACCCCTATGGTTGTGGAAACACGCTCAACATGAGATCTTCTTCGTATATTATTTCTGACTCGGGTGACACCATCGATATGAAATTAAGCATTGAGCTTGAAACTCTTAATTtacatctaaatgcaaaatGTTGTGTCTATCGAATTTACAGATTTAGAatgaccagaaaaaaaaaattcgaaccacaacatttgttcaaaatttagaaaataGTAGACATTCTGACGGTATAATAAAAGGATCTGTTCAGGGATGAACGTTCAAAAAGGGGTAGTGATGAGAACTCATGTACAAATAAACTATTGAAAATGTTTCGGTATTTCATTCATGAaaccaaaaaagaaaataatcgtCAATGGAATAATTATCTTCTGCTGTAAGTATGATAGATATTTTACTTACGATATGTAACCTCATATTGCAATCTATGGAAGTTCTTATGAAAATCAAATTATTTAGAATGAACGTTTTCGCTTTATTGCTTGAGTATACGTGATTggatttttaattcaatatagATTTTAATGCTCAATCCAATTCAATATATATGGACAAAAAGATAACGAACTGATAAAAGGTATTTTCGACTTTATGGTTTCACGTTTGATTTAACAATAAAAGACACTTTTGCGCCTAGGGAAGTAAGCACTGTTTAATTGAGACTAGTCCATTTTCGAATCCGACCAGCGAATTATTGTGGAAACATTTCGATGTGCTGTCCTCAAAATtac is a window of Harmonia axyridis chromosome 2, icHarAxyr1.1, whole genome shotgun sequence DNA encoding:
- the LOC123674195 gene encoding uncharacterized protein LOC123674195, producing MFAKIVLIAFALFAVAFAAPEPRPQFVVPAAAAYSAYSSAYSAPLAYSPYSALPYSGYSGVYPSVYGAIQPGAVIV